In Magallana gigas chromosome 1, xbMagGiga1.1, whole genome shotgun sequence, the sequence AAGTTTACGAACTATATCAAACTTTCAAATGATTAATATAATCTTTTGGCTTTTTTAATTGTTGTACTGTTTAAAGGGGATGGACagtcaaaaacataatttatttattttaataaagtggtgtaaattatcacatgtggtcatgctgttttatataaaatacgtaattaagctttaatgaacgtttgaagttggagaaatcatatttactggaggctgacatgatgtagaactcttttgtattaaaaaccaaaaaaattaattattttgacgtcacaccatctattccggtttggtttacatatacaaatgaatgtacacagtgctctgaatataattaacgctggtttatgcctttctgttactcaaataatcgactaaacaaaattgataatgtttgagttcacacgtcaatctaaagaataagTACATGTTTcattgtatgcataaatatatgcattttcatAAGTAAATGGCAGCTGTGAATCTGCtatcattcaaagttgaaaactacctcgattaatatttttattccaaGTCCAGTTCTTCGCTTACTGAATAAGTGTTATAATTTTAATCgggatgtttaaaattcattctttaaagtcGGAATTACCATGTCGAAATAACGACGGCAGACATTTTCTATGACACTTGGCATATGTTGACAATTTCCACATTTACGCGAAGATTTCTCGACACTAACCTCCGCTTTTAGATTTCAACGAACAtgctccatttgacgttaatttgtagtttgcaaaggtaaaagaacggtctcaaatcaatatcgtttcaaattttccagaacTTGTCATTTAGAGCGAATATCATGATGTTATGTTGATAagacaaaccggaatagatggtgtgacgtcatagattaaagttcaatggCAGTCTTCATGGCggcgggaaatttaaattaagcgatcgattttcttgatttattcattgttccggggtttttaatgaaaataaatacgatttacaattatagtagatgataattaattgattaattgtacaacatatttttagtttccttcccctttaattGTCCCTCTTTTGAATTAAATgaggtaaatatatatattgtaacagaaatataaaaataataagatgcaaaaaaaaaaataagtaaacatATATacgaaaaaaaatactgaaaacacaaatagatattaggaaaaaaaaattaatacacatGTAGTACACATGCTAAAAATAATCACGTTTAACAAATAAAGGGAATGTTGCACGtttaacaatttaaagaaatatatatatatataaaaataattgataaaatcctttgtatttttttgttgttgatttttctattgttttaaTGTTCCTCCTTTTTCTCATATTTGTACTAAAAgaaatacaaacattttgtaaaacagGGAAAACGAGGATTTGCTGGAAATCCACCTTTTACTGAAAGACACTTGGATGGATTAGACGAGGTACAAACTAtcgctaattattttttttgatgtGGTAGCGGTGTAGTTGTTTTGGTTGCATTTGAATGACATGGTTACAATACCTTTGCTATAATATCTATACATGATCGATGATGATctaatcattttcaaaagttATCGTGGTAATAGAAACAAGATGGCGCTTGATCTTCTCTACTTAAATTTGTTCATATAAAAGGGTATAACAAAACGgaaaatgatatcaattttgcattttaacacaTATATGCACACGATATTAAAGTGATATGAGTTATTTTTTCCCTCTATTCAAAGATGAttcatatacatgatatttacaaatgtacgaTATCATATGATTATGTATAATATGTGTTAACAGTTGTTGatttgtttttgatatattttcctcttgtacttatttttttccatggaattgacattttaacaaaaaaaaaacttataacaGATGACAAGGAGTGTAATTGGAAACCCACCCCTTTCTTTTAGGAGAATCTTGGATATACCAAACGAggtaaaatctttatttaatgcatataataGTATTACGATTCTTTTCGCATTTGATTAATTCAAATAATTAACAGTTAAGCCATCTTGAAGTTAGAATTGCATGACACCTATGTATGtttttttcatgttgaattagAACGACCTAAATCGTTTTTCATATTTCAGATTTGACCAAATCTGAAATATATTGTAAGAAGCgtaacattttcaaaagttattttgtCCAAAAAGACCATGTGTGATCATCTATATTGTaacagaaatataaataaataagatacaacaataaaagaaataagaaaacataaatgtacttgaatataataatttttttttgtgaaacagGTAAAAAGAGGAGTTGCTGGACCGTCACCACAGAATACAAATTATCTAAATGAATTCAATGAGGTAAATATATCACAGTTTTTCCATATTATTTTACCTTTTATCTGGATTTTTtcttattgttgttttttaatcaattattattaacaaaaatataaatagataAGATCCCAAAAAATTAGAGAAAACATAGATACGAAAAAGAAATActgaaaacataaatatatattaaaaataaaaataataatttacatgtagtagaCATGCTAAAAAGAATCACGTTAAACAGTTAAAGGGGATGCTGTAcgttaaacaaattaaagaaatatatataaaaaaaattttttttaatataatcctttgtatttttttgttgttgatttttctattgttttaatatccctcttttttcatatttgtactaaaaatacaaacattttgtaaaacagGGAAAACAAGTTTATTTTGGAAATGCACCTCTTGCTGAAAGAAACTTGGATGGATTAGACGAGGTATAAATTTTGcttattctttatttcatgtGGTAGTGTTGTAGATGTTTTGGTTGCATTTAAATGGCATTGATACAATGCCTTTGctattatatttatacatgacCGATGTTGATATGGCgtattatacaaaaaaattgtatggaacgtagcatttttaaaagttatcgTGTCAATATAAATAAGATGGTGCTTGATCTTTTCTACTTAAATAATgaagataaaaattaattagaataaaaaaagatagataatttaaaaaaaaaatgtaaataaaaaattcaataaaaatactgtaaagataaatttattttaaaaggaaagacatagcaaaaacataaacatatcatataacaaaaaaatcatcaccATTATTAAACGGTATATAATATTATGAGTGTCATATCATCGTTCTGCTTTCTAACTTGTTTCTAACAATTGAATTGGAATGTAATTGTAGGTATCAATTTGACAATTgttatattcaatttaatgattaaaagtAATCACTGGTTACACTGCGTGTTCATATAAAAGGGTATAACAAAAGGGAAAATTACATCAATTTTACATGTTAACACATATATGCTGCTTCACTATATGATATCATAGTGACgtgagttatttttttttactctattCAAAGATGATTCATatatgatatttacaaatttacgTTTTAAATGATTATAGTTG encodes:
- the LOC117688237 gene encoding uncharacterized protein isoform X1; this translates as MKRSVIGNPPLPFRRILDGPNEGKRGFAGNPPFTERHLDGLDEMTRSVIGNPPLSFRRILDIPNEVKRGVAGPSPQNTNYLNEFNEGKQVYFGNAPLAERNLDGLDEMKRSVIGNPPLPFRRILDEPNEGKTGKLPVVEKADNH